A single region of the Nitrospirota bacterium genome encodes:
- a CDS encoding 2-oxoacid:acceptor oxidoreductase subunit alpha, whose translation MRSKKIKREILFQGNEAIVEGAIASGCRFFAGYPISPSSEIAEMMSRRLPELGGCFIQMEDEIASLGAVIGASLAGAKAMTATSGPGFSLMQENIGFGIAAEVPCVIVNVMRGGPSTGLPTSPSQGDVMQARWGTHGDHPAVVLSPSSVKECFELAVRAFNLSERYRIPVILLSDEIIGHMREKVALPSFDEVEVFNRVRPTMPPEWYIPYEDTPAGIPPMGIFGDGYRYHVTGLTHDIRGFPTSRTDEVPAFINRLHRKIQQNLKDIQSVEEFFTEDAEILVVSYGASFRSALKAVKDARIQGIKVGLIKLITLWPFMEKFIKRHTENAKVIIVPEMNMGQMAREIERVCCNPVVRVNRVDGTIIKHTEIFKAIKDHIS comes from the coding sequence ATGAGAAGTAAAAAGATTAAAAGAGAGATTCTCTTTCAGGGCAATGAGGCGATTGTTGAAGGGGCGATAGCCTCTGGTTGCAGGTTCTTTGCAGGCTATCCTATCAGTCCATCTTCAGAGATTGCAGAGATGATGTCAAGAAGACTGCCTGAACTTGGAGGTTGCTTCATACAGATGGAGGATGAGATAGCCAGCCTCGGTGCTGTAATAGGGGCATCCCTTGCAGGGGCTAAGGCTATGACTGCGACAAGTGGGCCAGGATTTTCACTTATGCAGGAGAACATCGGCTTTGGAATCGCTGCGGAGGTTCCATGCGTAATTGTTAATGTAATGAGAGGTGGACCGAGCACAGGTCTTCCAACAAGCCCATCACAGGGTGATGTGATGCAGGCAAGATGGGGGACACATGGTGATCACCCTGCTGTGGTGCTCTCACCTTCTTCGGTAAAAGAATGTTTCGAGCTTGCAGTAAGGGCATTTAACCTTTCAGAGAGATACAGGATACCAGTGATACTCCTTTCTGACGAGATTATCGGACACATGAGAGAAAAGGTAGCGTTGCCTTCTTTTGATGAAGTAGAGGTTTTTAACAGGGTAAGACCAACGATGCCTCCTGAGTGGTATATACCATACGAGGATACACCTGCTGGGATACCACCGATGGGGATATTCGGTGATGGTTATAGATACCATGTTACGGGTCTTACGCACGATATAAGAGGGTTTCCGACATCCCGAACTGACGAGGTTCCAGCCTTTATAAACCGACTTCACAGAAAGATTCAGCAGAACCTCAAGGATATTCAGTCGGTAGAGGAGTTCTTTACAGAAGATGCAGAGATCCTCGTGGTTTCTTACGGTGCATCTTTCAGGTCTGCATTGAAGGCTGTAAAGGATGCAAGGATTCAAGGAATAAAGGTGGGGTTGATTAAACTTATTACACTCTGGCCCTTTATGGAAAAATTCATTAAGAGGCATACAGAAAATGCAAAGGTTATTATAGTTCCAGAGATGAATATGGGTCAGATGGCAAGAGAGATCGAGCGGGTATGTTGCAATCCGGTAGTGCGGGTAAATAGAGTAGATGGAACCATAATAAAACATACCGAGATTTTTAAAGCAATAAAAGACCATATATCATAA
- a CDS encoding 4Fe-4S binding protein has product MERTKTPIEAVQKEKEIPIEIFTSWCKGCGICVAVCPKGVLALARDEKCYAKYPEKCIRCGNCDVHCPDFAITGMKRRILKTVKSVK; this is encoded by the coding sequence GTGGAAAGAACAAAGACACCCATAGAGGCAGTTCAGAAAGAGAAAGAGATACCCATAGAGATTTTTACCTCATGGTGCAAGGGCTGTGGGATATGTGTAGCGGTCTGTCCAAAGGGTGTACTTGCACTTGCAAGGGATGAAAAGTGCTATGCTAAATATCCAGAGAAATGTATAAGATGTGGTAACTGCGATGTCCACTGCCCTGACTTTGCAATAACAGGGATGAAGAGGCGGATATTAAAAACAGTGAAAAGTGTAAAGTGA